Below is a genomic region from Spartobacteria bacterium.
GATATGGTTGTGACGCTGCATCCAATGATGGTGGATGTCTGAAGGCTCATTCTAAATCCGATAGGCGCATACATAATAAATGTTATAGTGACGGCTGTCATAAATAATGCGGGCAGCGTGGCAATCCAATGGCATTTGTTGTCGCGTGCAAGAAAGACGGCCGCACTCCACAGCGTCAACATGGCCAGTGTTTGGTTGGCCCAGCCGAAGTAGCGCCAAACCAATGAAAAGTTGCACAGCGATACCAGAAAACCGACGATGAAGATGGGAATGGCGATGATCAGACGATTCAAGGCGTTGCTCTGATTGCTGTGGATAATATCGGCGATAATCAGTCGGGCGCAGCGAAAGGCGGTGTCACCGCTGGTGATGGGCAGAATGATGACGCCAAGGACGGCGATGTATCCAAAGCCGCCCAATAACGCGATGGCTGACTGCTGCACAACCAATGCGGGGGTTCCCGCCGCAATGACGCTTTGGAGATCCGATGGCGTGTCATAGAAGGTTAATGCCACAGTCGCCCAGATCAATGCAATGATGCCCTCGGCGATCATGGCTCCATAAAAAACCTTGCGCGCCTGACGCTCGGACGTGATACAGCGAGCCATAATCGGTGACTGCGTTGAATGGAAACCGCTCAATGCGCCGCAGGACAGGGTGATAAACATCAGCGGCCAGATCGGTTTATGCTCTGGATTAACATTGGTGAAGAAGTCCATATCCGAAAGGGTATTGCCATTCTGGATGACCATAATAATGCCCACAACGACCGTACTGATAAGAACCAGAAACCCGAACACCGAATTTCCTGACTTTATCAGAAGGCCCAGCCTGGATTTAAATCGCAGCAAAAAGAAGGTGAGTAATCCGCTGATAATCACGACCACGCCGATGAACAAGCTTATATGTAATGCCGTAATGTCCATGGACTCATTGATTTTATCATAGAGCATGCCGCCTCCGATACTGATGCTCATGACAATCAGTAAACCGCCAAACAGGGGATAAATACGCCCGATGATCTTGTCGATGGGCATGACGACGGCTGCGAAGTAATAGGCAAAAATAAGGGCGGTAAACAAATTCACCGGTCCGCCGATGAGTTCAGCGAGCAGCTTGGCCGGGCTCAAAACAAACACAACCCCGACCAGAAGAAGAAGCAGCAGCGACATCGCCCGCATAATATACCGCATGGGCATGCCGAGTGCGTCACCCACGATTTCATTAATATTTTGACCGCGGTTTCGCATAGACGCCCAGCCACTGAAGAAATCATGGACGCCACCGGCAAAGATGGAGCCGATGACAATCCACAGCAGGCAGCTGGGGCCATAAAGTGCGGCAAGAATGGGGCCGAAAACGGGGCCGATGCCTGCTATATCCAGTAACTGAATAAAGAAAACCTTCCACGTGGGCATGGGGATGTAATCAATCCCATCGGTCATGGTCGTTGCAGGGGTGGGACGATCATCCACGCCAAATATCTTCTCAACGAATGAACCGTAAACCACATATCCAACGATTAATAAGGCGCTGAAAAACAGAACAATCATGACGAAGCTCCTCCTGACAACTTAGTATCCAGACAATGGAACCACGTCTACTATTGTGCGAAAAAAAAGTCCATCGATTACGCGGAAAAACCGGCACAGGTCGAAAATCAATAGAGTGCGTGTCGAAACTGCGAGGGGACGTGAAACATGGCGTCACGCATATTCATGGATCGCGGCGGAGTGGATGTTATCTTATATAACGTACGGTCATTGATATAACTAATCAGGATCATCGGAAATTTATGAATGCGCAGCAGGCCTTCCACGCGAATATCAGGTGGACTGAATCCCAGTAAATCCAGTCCGGGAATCTGCAGCAGCTGCTGTGAAAAAACCACCGCGTTCATCAGTGTTTTTAAGTCATCCGCAGGCATATTTGGTGTAACATCAATCAGTTGTTTTCGTGTATCATCAACGACCCATTCGTAGCGAACGCACGGTTCACCTTTCACGTTCGTGTTCCCGATGCGGCGCAATGTTTCACTTTCGGATACGACCTGTACGCCGTTATCGTCGCCGAACCAGCCGCTTACCATTTCGGAGAGTACATTGACGGCTCCTTTCACTGCGCCGTGGGCGCGGGAGAGCATGTCGGCATCCCAGTACATATAGTCATTGCGCTGATAACGGATCAGGTGCAGTGTTCCGGCACCGGAATCATAGAGCAGAGCTGCCTTTTCGCCGGCTATGCGGGTGATGTCGGCTTTTAGTTTTCCATTATCAATGAAAACGGTGACGGGGTAATGGTATGTCGGGCTGTCGCCGCTGTATTCGGTCAAGGTTGTTTCAAACCATGTTCCTCCAAATCCAAGGGTTGGGATCAGGCATAACAGGAGTAGTAGTGCTGCAGCTATTTTCATGGGGTCTCAGTGCAGACGGGACAGCATGAATTCGGCAAGGGCTTCGAGCAGGGATGTGTCGGACTCAACGGATGTCAGTGCCGCCACGGCCTGTTCATACAAATACTGTGCCCGTTTGCGCGCCGCATCCAGTCCGTAGAGACTGACATAGGTGAGTTTATTGTTTTTTGCATCGCTTCCGATGGGTTTACCCAGCGTTTTTTCGTTGGAGGTCACGTCCAGTATGTCGTCAATAATCTGAAATGCCAGGCCGATATGAAGTCCGTAGGCACTGACCGCATCCAGTTCGTTACTGAAGGCTGCCGATAGAATAGCTCCCATGCGGCAGGATGCCTGAAGCAGGCGTGCTGTTTTTTGGGTATGAATATAGTCCAGCAGTTCAGGTGACGCGGTGGCGTCTCCCGATTCTGAACGCATGTCTTCCACCTGACCTCCGATCACCCCGCGTGAGCCGCTGGCCGTGGCGAGCTCAGTGATTAACTGACAGGCATGATAGGGTTTGGGTGCTTCAATGCGGCCGAGAATTTCAAAGGCCATGGTGAGCAGGGCGTCGCCGGCCAGGATGGCATTGGCTTCACCGTAAACGATGTGGGATGTGGGACGTCCCCGCCGCAATGCATCGTCGTCCATGGCAGGCAGATCATCGTGAATTAAGGTGTAGGTATGGAGCATTTCGATGGCGGCTCCAACGGTGAGTGCTGTTTTTTCATTTCCTCCAAACAGCGAGGCGGTGGCCATGCACAGGGCAGGGCGAATGCGTTTCCCGCCGCTGAATATGCTGTAGCGCATGGCCTCGTGAAGGATGCCCGGCTGTTCCTCTGCAGGAGGAAGCAGGCGATCCAGTTCATCGTTCACCTGTTGTTGAGATGTAGCTAAAAAGGTGGTCAGATCACTCATTATCCGGTTCCAGTTTTTTGATGACCCGTGCAGGGACGCCGCCCGCCATAACGTGGTCGGGCAGGGATTTATTTACTACGGCAGCCGCGGCAATGACGCAGCGGGAGCCGACTGATACACCGTCAATGACGGTAACTCTGGCACCGAGCCAGCAGCTTTCGCCAATGACCGTGGGCGTATCGGCATGGGTTCCGTTTTGCTTGGAGAAGGGCGTCGCATCAGTATAATCGTAGGTTCCGCCACTGAGAATATAGGTATAAGCACCGATCATGGTATCCTTTTTGATGACCAGATCATGACTGGAGAAAAGGGTGCAGTTGGACGAAATATTGACATTGTCCTCGATGCGGATGTTGCCGTTCTTGCAGTAAATCAAGGAGTTGCGTCCGATGTAAACTCCGTTGCCGATGGTAACCCCGTCATTGGTTGTGCCTTTGGCATCCAGCATTACCTGGTCGTCGATGATCACCTTGTCGCCGATGTGGATTTTATGGGGATGACGCAATGTCAGATTGCGCCCGAACACGGTCTTTTTCCCGATATGCGTAAACATGGATGGGAAAAAAAGGCGACGCAAAACCAATCCGGCGGCGCCCTGCATTCCATTAAACAGCATGAGCAGCATTTCGCATTTTGCGACATGACCAAGCGACGTATCGCCATACATCATATTGCGATACTGTGTGAAGGCGCTACCCGACGTGACGTCCTTCACCTTGAACTGTGTCTGATTCATGCGTAATCCTAGGATTTATCTTTTTCGCGCCGTATTTCTTTGTCCACCATACGCTTTTCAATGCTCTCAGAGAAGCCCATCATGCGCACGCCCTGCATAGCCAGTCCGAGTCCCCAAAAAATGGTTACCCAGTAAAACCACAGCTGATCCGGCGACGTCATCAGATTGATGATCAAAAGCACCACGTTCACAGCGATGTAGACAAATAGCTGATAGATAAACGCCGCTTTATGCCGTCCGCGTTTTACCGCCTCCGCATAGCGCGGATCATTATGACTGTTGTTTTCATTCATCGTTGGTTTTCCTGTTTATAAGATCGTGGTCACGCGCAGACGTTTGGCTGCCTGATCCCGCTGTACGCCGCGAAAATAACGAACCGCCGGATTCCCGAACAGCATGGGGTAATAGGCCTGACAGGATTCAGCAATGCCAAAATCTTTTTTCAGTTCAGGACAAACCATCATGGCCATTTTGATCATGCCGCACCAGGTGGTTCCCAAGCCGGCACTTTGCGCCATCAGTTCGAAATAGGCCAAAGCCAGACTCAGATCCACCGTTGGTTCATACTGTCCTTTGGGCATGCTGATGATCAGCACATGTGGCGCACCGCGAAAGATAATGTCGCCGCCCTGTTCAAAAAAGGCGGGCACAGCCATTTTTAGATATTCGAAATGATCGGGAATCTGTCCGGCTTCCAAGGCGCCTTTCAGCGCGTTCATGCTTTTATTACGAAAGGCGTCCATGACCGAGATGTCGTCGATATACGAAAACTGCCAGCCTTGATTGTTCACCGCGCTGGGTACGTTGGAAAGATCATTAATCAATCGATCCAATAACACGGGGTCGACGTTTTCACGTTTGTACTGGCGAACACTTCGCCGCCCGCGAACCAGTGTTTCCATCTGCTCCAATGTCGGGACGTGACCCGCTCCCAGCGGCAGACTGTCTTCCGGACGAAAGCCGTCATAGGTCAGCGCACCCGTCGGACATACTGCCAGGCAACGCTGGCAATGCATGCAGCTTGATTCTTCAGTAACAAACGGAACAGCCGTTCCTTCCTGCCGGATAATCTGAGTTGGACAATCTTTTACGCATTGTCCGCAACGGGTGCATTTTAGGTCGTCAATTGTTAACAAGCTCATGGGTGACCTCTATAGTTTTGTATATGTGTGATCGAAAATATAGCCATATTCTGCGTCTTTTGCCTGTTTGGCGCAATGATAACAATGCTTTATTTTAATTTCTACAGCGTCAGTCACCCATACGGATGGCCATGAGGTAGTTATTAACAATGGATGGTGTACAGAATTAATTCAATCCCAAATATGTTCATTTTAAAAATGTTGTAAACATCTCTTTGTTAAATTGATATGATATTAAAAATATATTGTTAACATAGTTCCTGTTGTGATTGTTAATAACTCTGGTGATATTGTTAAATACTTGTTGCGATCCCTGCTATTTAGGCATCTCGAGTTGTTCGTAACATTTGAAATGCTGTACCTGCGAAAATCGGCATGAACGATTCAGTCTACAAATAGCAACACGAGTGTGCAAGGGAAAATCTATAATAAGTCTGATTAATTATTTATTATTATCAATCAGGCAAAAAACCATTTCAATGTTATGAGTTTACTGCTACTCTCCCAGCTCTTAATGATTGAGTTCGGATCCGCAGGAGTAATATATGACTATATACAATCTAATCAGCCTTGTCGGCATTGTTGTGATTATCGGTCTTGCATTTCTTTTTTCCACAAACAAAAAACAAATCAAATGGAGGCCCGTGTTTATCGGGTTGTTTTGTGAATTTCTGTTTGCCTTTCTTATTATGCGCACGGAACCCGGTCAGCGTTTCTTTAATTTTATCAGTGACGCGATCATGAAGGTGCTTAATTTTGCTTTTGATGGCATCAGCTTTGTTTTCGGTCCGCTTTACTCCAGCTACCCCACCAATGCGCCGTTTATTTTTGTGGCGCTGATTCCCATCGTCTTTTTCGGATCGCTAATCAATGTGATGTATCACTTTGGTATTATGCAGAAAATCGTGAAACTGATGGCTGGTCTGTTCACACGTATGCTTGGTCTCAGTAGTGCCGAAGCATTGGGCGTCGCCAGTAATGTCTTTTTGGGGCAGACTCAGGCTCCGCTTGTGGTTGCGCCGTTCGTTAAACGAATGACCACATCAGAATTGTTTCTGACAATGGTTGGTGGCATGGCTACAGTTGCCGGAAGTCTGCTTATCGCTTATGCAGCCATGGGAGCCAGGCTTAGTTATGTTCTGGCTGCCAGCATTATGGCTGCGCCAGGTGCCATCATTATTGCCAAGATTATGATTCCCGAAACCGAGGTGCCGGAAACGGCGGCCGGCGGTGCAGAAATATCCGATGATGTGGAAACCGTTAATTTCCTCGAAGCCATTGCCACCGGAGCGCAGGACGGGTGGAAGGTTGCCATTGGAGTCGCTGTGATGTTGCTGTCCTTTGTATCTGTTATTTATTTCCTTAATTACCTCATTGGCTTCGCCAGTTATCATGTTGCCCATTTATTTGGGGCGGATTTTAGACTGACCCTTGATATTCTGCTGGGTTGGTTGTTCACTCCCGTTGCCTGGATTCTTGGCGTACCCGTTGCCGATGCTCATAATTTTGCTGTTCTCATTGGCGAAAAAACAGCTTTCAATGAATTCATTGCTTACGGAAACCTTAAGGATACTGTTCTGTCTCCGCGTGCCTATATGATGGTTTGTTTCGCTCTGACCGGTTTTGCCAATTTTTCATCGATTGCTATTCAGATTGGCGGACTAGGTGAAATTGCTCCCTCCCGTCGTCAGGATATCGCCCGTTTAGGTCTCAGGGCTGTTTTGGCAGGAGCCATGACAAATCTCATGAGTGCAGCTATTGCCGGGGTTCTATACATGGGAGAATGATCTTTATTTTGAAGTTACACCAGCAATCGTGTGTCTAAGAAAAGTTCCAATCCTTGGAACTTTTTTTGTCCCCAGTTTCACAAGAACCGGCCATTCTATCCATTGGAGCATATTTATTCAAGATAATATCTATAGTAAGTCTGATTTATAATATACTAATTACGATTATTGTTTATATTTTGTCGCGTCATGCCTATATTCGCGATTCTAGCTGGTAATGGTTTGAAGGAGATTGTGGCAATGGCGTGCAGGTATAAGTGGGTATCCCGTGGTGATGTCACTGCATTTTTTGCATTGATGCCGGATAACATGGCTACAATGGCTGTCATGGCGGCACTGCTGAAGGTTTTTGGGATTCCCGATGCGATTATTTTCGGATTAATGATTCCGGGTACCGCTCTGGGGGTGCTGGTCGGGGATTTACTGTTTACCTGGCTGGCATTCCGTCTGGCAAAACGATCGGGGTCGACGTCGGTCTGTGCTATACCGCTTGGTATTGATACGCCTTCCAGTATTAGCGTGATTGTATGTGTGCTAGGTCCTGTTTTTGTGCAGTTGACGGGATCGGGGATGACCCCGGAAGCGGCAGGGATGCAAACGTGGTATGTGGGGCTGGCGACCATGTTACTGATTGGTTTATTTAAGACAGCGATGTCGTTTTGCGGCGGATGGATCCAGTCGCATGTCCCTCAGGCGGCACTGCTGGGCTCACTGGCCGGGATCGGGGTGGCGTTAATTGGTTTTATGCAGCTGGTTAATTTGTTTGGTGTGCCGGTAGCCGGGATGGTTTCCCTGGCAGTGGTTTTTTTCTCATTGATCGCGCGGATGCGTTTGCCTGCGGGTTTTCCGGGAGTTCTCGTTGCCGTGATTCTTGGTACCCTTTTGTACCATGTGATGGGGATAACCGGATTAAATCCGGGCGTATATACGGCGCCTCCGCTGTCTATGAGTATGCATTGGCCGCAACTTACGCTGGAGGGGATTCATCATCTGGGTGATGCGCTGAAGCATACTACTGTTTCGCTGCCGTTTGCTATTTTAACGGTGATCGGCGGCATTAATGTGACGGCCAGTGCTCATGCTCAGGGCGATAGATACAATACCCGTTCGATTTTATTGGCTGAAGCATGTTCGACACTGGTGGCTGTTTTTTTTGGCGGAATTGCGCAAACGACACCCTTATGTTATTACGGCATTGGTGATTTATGGCTTGTCAAAAATAGCGACACCGGAAGAGGATGAAACATGGGATTGAATTCAGTTGATTTTGGCAAACAACCGGGCCGCAGATGGCTCTTTTTACTTTTATTTCTGTTTTTAGCCATGCTTTGTCATGACTCGTGGGCCATGAATCCTTTTGCACATCGATTGAAAAGCATGAAGATGAAAGACGGCGGGGCGGGATATGAATTGGGCAGTGTTGCGCGTTTTTACGGGTTTTCGCCACAGTATCCAGGGGCTAAATCAATAAACATGGTAAGCAAATGGACGGCGTTGCTTCTTGAAGCAGACAGTCGGAAGCTCGATGCCAACGGTTTGCTTATCTGGCTGCATGAGCCGGTGACTTATGTAAAAAAGCGCATGGTTATTCATGAAGATGACATGCATAAAATTCTCGATCCGCTGTTGCGCCCGGATATTTATCTGGCATCGGAGGGGTATTCACTGGTTTTGCTGGATCCAGGACACGGAGGGAATGATCCGGGTGCTATCGGTCTTGGGAATATTAAGGAAAAAGATGTGGTGCTGGATATCGCCCGGCAAACAGCCAAAATTCTCAAAAAACAGGGCATCCGCGTGGATATGACGCGTGACCGGGATACTTACGTATCCTTGGCGGACCGGTGCAGAAAGGTGAAATCGACCAGGGCTGATGTGTTTGTCAGCATTCATCTCAATGCAACGGACAATCAATCGGCAGAAGGATGTGAGACCTATATCATGACCGCCGCAGGCCACGAATCGACACACAGCAGCGGCAGTAATAAAAAGCGACTGGCGGATTCGGGGAATCGCTATGACGGTGCCAGTATGGTGCTCGGATATTATCTGCATCGCGGATTAACACAGATATGGAAAGACAATGATCGCGGATTGAAGCGTGCTCGGTATTATGTCCTGAAGAAAGCCGAATGTCCGGCGGCGTTGGTGGAATGCGGGTTTTTATCTAATGACTCTGATCGGTCGCGACTGAAAAGTGCGGCTCGTCGGCACCAAATTGCCGAGGTGCTGGCCGAAGGTATTTCCGATTATCTGGCGGCTATCAAGCGGGCAAAGCTGACGGTCATGAAGGATTGATAACCCGATGCGCGGTCACTGACTTGCCAAATGACGGACTGCGCTTTACTATTTTGCTGTTGTATGTCGGATTCGTACGCATGCGTTACATGAAGGAAAGAAAGGTTCAGAGGCGGACGTGAAGGGTAAAGATACTTTTGATGCCATAGTAAGTCTGATAGCAGTTATTGCCGATGCGCTAGCCATATATCTGGGTGCGCTGCTGGCCGTATGGCTGCGCTTTCATTCGGGATGGATTCCTTTTTATCATGAAGAACTGCCGCCCATGCGTATCTATTATTATGGAGCGGGAGTGATGACGCTGCTGTTCGTTCTGATTTTCAGAAACGTCGGTTTGTATAAGCGTCCTCAGATGGGCACCTTTATTGATAAAATCCCCAAGCTTGTGCGGGCGAACAGCTGGGGAGTATTTTTGTCGATCGCGCTCGCCTTTATTATTCGTACGGAGCAGCCCTTTTCGCGTATCAGCGTGATGGTGGCGTTTTTCACGATTCTGTTTCTGCTTCTGCTTGAGCGCTATGCCATGTTCCGCATAGAACTGCATATGATTCGCCATCATAAACGGGCGACCAATGTGCTGATTGTAGGCACGGACTCCATGGCTCTGCGGCTGCAGGCGGCACTGAATGCAGAAAAACACATGAAGACAGATGTGCTGGGATTTGTCGCAATGGATGAACATTCGGATCACACCGGGATTCCTTCATCGCAAATTATTGGACTGCTGGCCGACCTGGTTCCGTTACTGGATCGGTGCAATGCGGATATGGTGGTCATTGCCGATACCTCCATTCACCGTGATATACTGGTGCAGATCATGAATGAGTGCGAACGGCGGCTCATTGACATCCGGCTTGTGCCGGATATCTTCCGCGTTTTGACCAGTGGGGTGGTGGTGGAAACGTTTCATGGCATTCCGGTTATCGGGGTGAGCAAGTGGCCTCTGGATTATTTTTGGAACCGGATGCGGAAACGTGCGGAGGATATTGTCGGGGCATTAATTGGATTGCTCTTCGCCGTGCCGATCGTTTTGGTGTCGGCGATCGTGATCAAAAAACAATCCCCCGGCCCGATTTTTTTCAAGCAGATACGCTGCGGTGAAAACGGCAAAACGTTTGCTTTATATAAGATTCGCACCATGCGCGTGGATGCCGAAAGTGTCTCGGGACCGGTCTGGACCAAGCCGGATGATGACCGCTGTTTTCCGGCTGGACAGCTGATGCGGCGTTTTAATGTGGACGAAGTCCCTCAGTTCTGGAATGTGCTGAAGGGGGATATGAGTCTGGTGGGGCCGCGGCCGGAGCGTCCGCATTTTGTGGAGCAGTTTAAAGAGGATCTGGGTCAGTATATGTGGCGCCACCGCTCGAAACCGGGCATGACCGGCTGGGCGCAGGTCAACGGATTGCGGGGGCAAAGCAGTTTGACGGATCGGCTGAAGTACGATTTGTACTATTTGGAAAAATGGTCTTTCTCACTGGATTTTAAGATTCTCATTCGTACCTTTTTTGCAACAGAAAACGCCTATTGATATGGACTCCATCGAAGAACAGACAAAACAACCGATCCGTGATGCAGCGCATAGCCCCATTGCTTTGCTTATTTCGAGTCGTGCCGATGTGGAAGATTCGTTCCGTCTCTTTTCTTTTTTTTATTACATGTGTGGAGGGATGGACTGCCTGGCCGGGTTTGCAGTGATTGTCGCGGCCTGTTGTGTGGGACTCCCGAATTTCGGTCAGCGATGGCAGGCACTGCCTTCGCTGGAGCCGCATGAACTGCAGATGTGGATCATGGGGATGGGCGGCGTGGCGGGCATTGTCCTGCTCTCGGCACTGGCTGCCGTTACGAAGCTTTGGGCGGGTTGGTGTTTTCAGACACAGCGCAAACCGTGGTTCTGCTATTTTGCTGCTATTCTGTCGCTGGCATCTTTTCCCTATGGAACGGTTATTGGTATGGCCACGTTTGTGGTGTTGCGTCGCCCCGCCATTCGCGATGCATTTCAGAACGACGAATGGAACGATCATCTTTTGCAGAAGGACGACACATGCAGCCGTTGAGTGTCAATGACCGCAAGGTCGTTCGGGCCCATCGGTGGGCCTGGCTGAGTCTGGTGCTAAGCACTGTCGGATTGTTTATTCTTGGGCCCTTCGCTCCTTTGTTCGCGATTCTTTGTGGCTGCCGGAGTCGTTCGCTGGCCAAAAAGGCCGGTATTTATTCTGATATGCGGGCTGTCGCAGGGATCTGTATCGGTTGCGTGGGTTTGTTTTCCGTGGCACTCCTTG
It encodes:
- a CDS encoding carbon starvation protein A; the encoded protein is MIVLFFSALLIVGYVVYGSFVEKIFGVDDRPTPATTMTDGIDYIPMPTWKVFFIQLLDIAGIGPVFGPILAALYGPSCLLWIVIGSIFAGGVHDFFSGWASMRNRGQNINEIVGDALGMPMRYIMRAMSLLLLLLVGVVFVLSPAKLLAELIGGPVNLFTALIFAYYFAAVVMPIDKIIGRIYPLFGGLLIVMSISIGGGMLYDKINESMDITALHISLFIGVVVIISGLLTFFLLRFKSRLGLLIKSGNSVFGFLVLISTVVVGIIMVIQNGNTLSDMDFFTNVNPEHKPIWPLMFITLSCGALSGFHSTQSPIMARCITSERQARKVFYGAMIAEGIIALIWATVALTFYDTPSDLQSVIAAGTPALVVQQSAIALLGGFGYIAVLGVIILPITSGDTAFRCARLIIADIIHSNQSNALNRLIIAIPIFIVGFLVSLCNFSLVWRYFGWANQTLAMLTLWSAAVFLARDNKCHWIATLPALFMTAVTITFIMYAPIGFRMSLQTSTIIGCSVTTISGIAFLYLHRKNTQVKKSDGIID
- a CDS encoding polyprenyl synthetase family protein, with translation MSDLTTFLATSQQQVNDELDRLLPPAEEQPGILHEAMRYSIFSGGKRIRPALCMATASLFGGNEKTALTVGAAIEMLHTYTLIHDDLPAMDDDALRRGRPTSHIVYGEANAILAGDALLTMAFEILGRIEAPKPYHACQLITELATASGSRGVIGGQVEDMRSESGDATASPELLDYIHTQKTARLLQASCRMGAILSAAFSNELDAVSAYGLHIGLAFQIIDDILDVTSNEKTLGKPIGSDAKNNKLTYVSLYGLDAARKRAQYLYEQAVAALTSVESDTSLLEALAEFMLSRLH
- a CDS encoding 2TM domain-containing protein — encoded protein: MNENNSHNDPRYAEAVKRGRHKAAFIYQLFVYIAVNVVLLIINLMTSPDQLWFYWVTIFWGLGLAMQGVRMMGFSESIEKRMVDKEIRREKDKS
- a CDS encoding 4Fe-4S dicluster domain-containing protein, whose product is MSLLTIDDLKCTRCGQCVKDCPTQIIRQEGTAVPFVTEESSCMHCQRCLAVCPTGALTYDGFRPEDSLPLGAGHVPTLEQMETLVRGRRSVRQYKRENVDPVLLDRLINDLSNVPSAVNNQGWQFSYIDDISVMDAFRNKSMNALKGALEAGQIPDHFEYLKMAVPAFFEQGGDIIFRGAPHVLIISMPKGQYEPTVDLSLALAYFELMAQSAGLGTTWCGMIKMAMMVCPELKKDFGIAESCQAYYPMLFGNPAVRYFRGVQRDQAAKRLRVTTIL
- a CDS encoding NupC/NupG family nucleoside CNT transporter; the encoded protein is MTIYNLISLVGIVVIIGLAFLFSTNKKQIKWRPVFIGLFCEFLFAFLIMRTEPGQRFFNFISDAIMKVLNFAFDGISFVFGPLYSSYPTNAPFIFVALIPIVFFGSLINVMYHFGIMQKIVKLMAGLFTRMLGLSSAEALGVASNVFLGQTQAPLVVAPFVKRMTTSELFLTMVGGMATVAGSLLIAYAAMGARLSYVLAASIMAAPGAIIIAKIMIPETEVPETAAGGAEISDDVETVNFLEAIATGAQDGWKVAIGVAVMLLSFVSVIYFLNYLIGFASYHVAHLFGADFRLTLDILLGWLFTPVAWILGVPVADAHNFAVLIGEKTAFNEFIAYGNLKDTVLSPRAYMMVCFALTGFANFSSIAIQIGGLGEIAPSRRQDIARLGLRAVLAGAMTNLMSAAIAGVLYMGE
- a CDS encoding N-acetylmuramoyl-L-alanine amidase — its product is MGLNSVDFGKQPGRRWLFLLLFLFLAMLCHDSWAMNPFAHRLKSMKMKDGGAGYELGSVARFYGFSPQYPGAKSINMVSKWTALLLEADSRKLDANGLLIWLHEPVTYVKKRMVIHEDDMHKILDPLLRPDIYLASEGYSLVLLDPGHGGNDPGAIGLGNIKEKDVVLDIARQTAKILKKQGIRVDMTRDRDTYVSLADRCRKVKSTRADVFVSIHLNATDNQSAEGCETYIMTAAGHESTHSSGSNKKRLADSGNRYDGASMVLGYYLHRGLTQIWKDNDRGLKRARYYVLKKAECPAALVECGFLSNDSDRSRLKSAARRHQIAEVLAEGISDYLAAIKRAKLTVMKD
- a CDS encoding exopolysaccharide biosynthesis polyprenyl glycosylphosphotransferase; the protein is MRTHALHEGKKGSEADVKGKDTFDAIVSLIAVIADALAIYLGALLAVWLRFHSGWIPFYHEELPPMRIYYYGAGVMTLLFVLIFRNVGLYKRPQMGTFIDKIPKLVRANSWGVFLSIALAFIIRTEQPFSRISVMVAFFTILFLLLLERYAMFRIELHMIRHHKRATNVLIVGTDSMALRLQAALNAEKHMKTDVLGFVAMDEHSDHTGIPSSQIIGLLADLVPLLDRCNADMVVIADTSIHRDILVQIMNECERRLIDIRLVPDIFRVLTSGVVVETFHGIPVIGVSKWPLDYFWNRMRKRAEDIVGALIGLLFAVPIVLVSAIVIKKQSPGPIFFKQIRCGENGKTFALYKIRTMRVDAESVSGPVWTKPDDDRCFPAGQLMRRFNVDEVPQFWNVLKGDMSLVGPRPERPHFVEQFKEDLGQYMWRHRSKPGMTGWAQVNGLRGQSSLTDRLKYDLYYLEKWSFSLDFKILIRTFFATENAY